The Rhodococcus rhodochrous DNA window TGCGCGCCGAAGCGCATGTCGGTCCGGGTAGCGACAAGCACGAGGTGAACGTGCTCGAGGGCGCCGACCGCACGCCGGGCGACACCCCCCGGGAGTGATCGACCGCGATAGCTCCGCGCATCGAACGAACCCCGCCGAAGGACGGAGTCGAGCGAACATGACCGCAGTCGAACCCGGCGGGAGCGTGCCCGCCGAGGTGGATGTCCTGATCGTCGGCGCCGGTATCTCCGGCATCGGCACGGCCTACCACCTGAAGACGAAGAGACCGGGGACGAGCTTCGCGATCGTCGAGGCACGCGACGCGCTCGGCGGCACATGGGACCTGTTCCGATATCCCGGTGTGCGCTCCGACTCCGACCTGCACACCCTCGGGTACGAGTTCAAGCCGTGGCGGAAGAAGCACGCGTACGCCGGAGGCGGCGAGATCCTCGGCTATCTCCACGAGACGGTGGACGAACACGGACTCCGTCCCTACCTGCACCTCGGGCACCGCGTCGTCGGTGCGTCCTTCTCGTCCGATACCGGCAGGTGGACGGTCACGCTCCTGCGCACGAGCGACGACACCACGCTCACGGTGACCTGCTCGTTCTTCTTCTCCGCGACCGGCTACTACGACTACGACGAGGGGTACAGCCCCGAGTTCGAAGGCAGCGACGACTTCCGCGGCACGATCGTCCATCCCCAGCACTGGCCCGACGATCTCGACTGTGCGGGCAAACGCGTCGTCGTCATCGGCAGTGGCGCCACCGCGGTGACGCTCATCCCCGCCCTGGCCGGCGTCGCCGAGCACGTGACGATGCTGCAGCGCTCCCCGTCCTACGTCCTGGGATGGCCGAAGGAGAACAAGGTCGCCAACGCGTTGCGACGCGCACTCCCGACATCAGCGGCCGACCGCGCCGTTCGTTCCCTGAGCATCCGCCTGCTGCACGAGATGTACCGGACGAGCCGGCGCGCGCCGAACCTCTTCCGCCGTCTCCTGCGTCTGCGGATGACGAGCGTGCTGCCCGACGACTATCCCGTCGACGTGCACTTCAACCCGTCCTACGACCCGTGGGATCAGCGTCTGTGCGTCGCGACCGACGGCGACCTCTTCCATGCCATCGCCACCGGCGAGGCATCGGTGGTCACCGATCGGATCGCCCGGTTCACACCCACGGGGATCGCCCTCGAATCGGGGCGCGAGATCGAGGCCGACGTCATCGTCACCGCGACCGGCCTGAAACTGGTGCCGTTCGGGAGGATCGACGTCGACGTCGACGGCGTCCCGGTCGACTGGCACGAATGCGTCACCTACAAGGCGACGATGCTCACCGGCGTGCCGAACTTCGCCTTCGCGTTCGGCTACACCAACTCGTCGTGGACCCTCAAGGTCGACCTCACCGGCCATCATCTGTGCCGGTTGCTCGACCACATGGACGACCAGGGCTACGACGTCGTCACCCCGATCTGCGACGATCCGGCCGTCGGCGGAGGGCCGTTCTGGGATCTCACGTCGAACTATCTCCGGCGCTCGGCCGACGTGTTCCCCACATCCGGGGAGAGCGGCCCGTGGTCGATGGAGCAGAACTACTATCTCGACCGCAGACGGCTGCGCCGCGAACCGGTCGACGATCCCGCCCTGCGTTTCACGCGGGTGGCCGAGCCGGCGGGTTCATCGAGCCCAGCAGGTCGCCGGGAACCCCCACCACGAGTGCCCGGGCAGCGCTCGTCACCGCCGCAACGTCGCTGACGCCGAGAACCGTCAGCGACGCCGTCGCCAGCGCTTCGGGGAGCCCGGCATCGACGTCGCCGTCGTCGGCCCGCATGCCGATGACCGATTCGACGATCCGGAACGGCAGATGGGTGCGAGGATCGCCGTCGCCGACGATCTGCGCCGCCAGGATCCGGTAGCGCTCCATCAGGTGCCGACGTTCCTCCCGGAACCGATCGAACGGTTCGGTGCGAAGTTCCGGAAGGTGGTAGAGCGCACCGAGATTCCATCTGCCCGCGGACAACTGGGCCGTATCGAACCAGGCGAGCGCACACAGGCGCACCTCGGGCGGCAGCGCGGGGTCGAGATTGTCGTCGAAATCGAGGGTCGGTTCGACGGTGTCCTCGAGCAACGCCACGAGGATGTCGTTCTTCGTCGCGAAGTGGTTGTACAGCGATGCCTGCCGGATCCCCACCGCCTCGGCGATCGTGCGTGTCGACGTGGGGGAGAACCCGCGGGTGGTGAACAGCTCCGCAGCGGCGTCGAGGATCTCGGCACGCGCGGTCGGCCCGGGCCGTCGCGGGGCGTGGAGGCGGGGGCGTCCTGGTCCTGCATGGGTCACCCCTCCACTGTGACACGACGAAAGGTGCTGCAGCATCACGGTCTTCGTGCGTGAAGTTTTCGTCACACGTACGAAACACGCGTCACGGACTCGTTACGCCGTGGACATTCCCCGAAGATGCGCAATGGGAAAACTGTCGATCGACAGTTTCCCCGGACCGCCGATCGGAGCACCATGACCGAGACCCTCGCGACCGCCACCACGCACGCTGCTCGCGCCCATGCCCGAGCGCAGGCAGGAACCGTCACCG harbors:
- a CDS encoding TetR/AcrR family transcriptional regulator produces the protein MTHAGPGRPRLHAPRRPGPTARAEILDAAAELFTTRGFSPTSTRTIAEAVGIRQASLYNHFATKNDILVALLEDTVEPTLDFDDNLDPALPPEVRLCALAWFDTAQLSAGRWNLGALYHLPELRTEPFDRFREERRHLMERYRILAAQIVGDGDPRTHLPFRIVESVIGMRADDGDVDAGLPEALATASLTVLGVSDVAAVTSAARALVVGVPGDLLGSMNPPARPPA
- a CDS encoding flavin-containing monooxygenase, giving the protein MTAVEPGGSVPAEVDVLIVGAGISGIGTAYHLKTKRPGTSFAIVEARDALGGTWDLFRYPGVRSDSDLHTLGYEFKPWRKKHAYAGGGEILGYLHETVDEHGLRPYLHLGHRVVGASFSSDTGRWTVTLLRTSDDTTLTVTCSFFFSATGYYDYDEGYSPEFEGSDDFRGTIVHPQHWPDDLDCAGKRVVVIGSGATAVTLIPALAGVAEHVTMLQRSPSYVLGWPKENKVANALRRALPTSAADRAVRSLSIRLLHEMYRTSRRAPNLFRRLLRLRMTSVLPDDYPVDVHFNPSYDPWDQRLCVATDGDLFHAIATGEASVVTDRIARFTPTGIALESGREIEADVIVTATGLKLVPFGRIDVDVDGVPVDWHECVTYKATMLTGVPNFAFAFGYTNSSWTLKVDLTGHHLCRLLDHMDDQGYDVVTPICDDPAVGGGPFWDLTSNYLRRSADVFPTSGESGPWSMEQNYYLDRRRLRREPVDDPALRFTRVAEPAGSSSPAGRREPPPRVPGQRSSPPQRR